The following proteins are encoded in a genomic region of Lactiplantibacillus plantarum:
- a CDS encoding metal ABC transporter ATP-binding protein, whose product MTEPLIAVQHLGIGFPNNQVFKDLNFNIEQGDFLTVIGENGVGKTTLIRALLGMLKPTAGQIKYYPNKKAIKIGYVPQFRNLDQEYPLTIEDFVGLNLKGWQPWLSRAEHRQVATALAVTNLKKLRQRPLGMASGGEKQRAYLAQAIVQQPQLLILDESTASLDNEMKYELLDLVQNLNQTSNITVFFVTHDLPLAKQYAKHYLALKPGHQQFGNIADMSVEQLKEATNVNV is encoded by the coding sequence ATGACGGAACCGTTAATTGCCGTCCAACACCTTGGAATTGGCTTTCCAAACAACCAGGTGTTTAAAGATTTGAATTTTAACATTGAACAAGGTGACTTTTTGACCGTGATTGGTGAAAATGGGGTGGGGAAGACCACTTTAATTCGCGCCTTGCTTGGCATGCTGAAGCCAACAGCCGGTCAAATTAAGTATTATCCGAATAAAAAAGCCATTAAAATTGGCTATGTGCCCCAATTTCGCAACTTAGACCAGGAGTATCCGTTAACGATTGAGGACTTTGTCGGGCTGAACCTAAAAGGGTGGCAGCCGTGGCTGTCTCGAGCTGAACATCGTCAGGTAGCGACAGCATTAGCCGTGACCAATTTGAAGAAACTCCGTCAGCGACCGCTTGGGATGGCTTCTGGTGGTGAAAAGCAGCGGGCTTACTTAGCACAAGCAATTGTGCAACAACCGCAGCTATTAATTTTAGACGAATCGACGGCTAGTCTAGACAATGAAATGAAGTATGAATTGTTGGACCTCGTTCAGAACTTAAACCAAACTAGCAACATTACCGTCTTCTTTGTGACGCACGACTTGCCATTAGCGAAGCAATACGCCAAACATTATCTGGCCTTAAAGCCCGGCCACCAGCAATTTGGCAATATCGCTGATATGTCGGTAGAGCAATTAAAGGAGGCCACTAA
- a CDS encoding alpha/beta hydrolase — translation MKQSTKFGLKLAGVIGAATYAGTLLGGLAAYQVAMHVSDAQKQQGRERSRAENTEIENFWYFKQPKQQWMIQSFDGLNLVATYIPNPKTIGRLAILAHGLGHSREQMIPYARIFMSLGYDVLMPDARSFGDSQGHTIGYGWLDRLDYERWITMALSQLGLDIDIVLMGISMGAATVMATSGEPLPENVKAIVEDSGYADLYDEAKFRLTHKFHLPAYPIMPVANRLAHVRAGYGFKDGRILQRVIDGGLPILMIHGSKDQTVPVRNAHTLYDQLPQQKGLYIDPDAGHVEAIRTHPDRYQEVLDEFLHEQAGLA, via the coding sequence ATGAAGCAGTCGACAAAATTTGGATTGAAATTGGCGGGCGTCATTGGTGCTGCAACTTATGCGGGAACGTTACTTGGTGGCTTAGCGGCGTATCAAGTCGCGATGCACGTGAGTGACGCACAGAAGCAGCAGGGCCGCGAACGTTCGCGGGCAGAAAACACTGAAATTGAGAATTTTTGGTATTTCAAGCAGCCTAAACAGCAGTGGATGATCCAGTCCTTTGATGGGCTGAACTTAGTGGCAACATATATCCCTAATCCGAAAACAATTGGCCGCTTGGCGATTTTGGCGCATGGTCTAGGACATTCGCGCGAACAAATGATTCCGTATGCGCGCATCTTTATGAGCTTGGGGTATGACGTTTTAATGCCTGATGCCCGGTCATTTGGTGATAGTCAAGGCCATACGATTGGTTATGGTTGGCTAGACCGACTAGATTATGAACGTTGGATTACGATGGCGCTTAGTCAATTAGGTCTGGATATTGACATCGTATTGATGGGAATTTCGATGGGGGCCGCCACGGTCATGGCGACTAGTGGTGAGCCGTTACCGGAGAATGTTAAAGCTATTGTGGAGGATAGCGGTTATGCGGATCTTTATGATGAAGCGAAGTTCAGACTGACTCATAAGTTCCACTTGCCAGCCTATCCGATTATGCCGGTGGCGAATCGCTTAGCACACGTTCGCGCGGGCTATGGGTTTAAGGATGGCCGGATTCTGCAACGGGTGATTGATGGCGGGTTACCGATCTTGATGATTCATGGTTCCAAGGATCAGACGGTGCCTGTTCGCAATGCACATACCTTGTACGACCAGTTGCCACAACAAAAGGGCCTGTATATCGACCCCGATGCTGGTCACGTTGAAGCCATCCGAACGCACCCGGATCGCTATCAAGAAGTGTTGGATGAATTCTTACATGAGCAGGCGGGGTTGGCTTAA
- the ispE gene encoding 4-(cytidine 5'-diphospho)-2-C-methyl-D-erythritol kinase translates to MQIVEKAPAKINLGLDTLFEHPSGDKEWDMVMTSVDLADYVMLESLHTNRIEVVTDSGFLPNDRRNLAFQAVSVLKRYCHVDRGVRIKIRKAIPVAAGLGGGSSDAAAVLRGLNRMWNLHLDLATLARLGLQVDSDVPYCVYSQTAHVTGKGDVVTPLPKLPPMWIILAKPKVSVSTPNILRQVNYERIDQHPNIEALLAGIQQQDFAEIFANMGNVLEPITAKRYPEILQIKRQLLTFGADAAQMSGTGPTVFGVCRKQSRAQRVYNSLKGFCREVYLVRPVNLNEH, encoded by the coding sequence GTGCAGATCGTTGAAAAAGCACCGGCCAAAATCAATTTAGGACTGGATACCTTATTTGAACATCCAAGTGGGGATAAAGAGTGGGACATGGTGATGACGTCGGTCGATCTGGCCGACTATGTCATGTTAGAATCATTGCATACGAACCGAATCGAAGTGGTCACCGATAGTGGCTTTTTGCCGAATGATCGCCGTAACTTAGCTTTTCAAGCGGTGAGCGTTTTAAAACGGTATTGTCATGTTGATCGGGGTGTCCGTATCAAAATAAGAAAGGCCATTCCGGTAGCGGCTGGTCTAGGAGGCGGCTCATCTGATGCCGCCGCTGTTTTACGGGGCTTGAACCGGATGTGGAATCTCCACTTGGACTTAGCCACGTTAGCACGTTTGGGATTGCAAGTAGATTCAGATGTGCCATACTGTGTCTACAGTCAGACGGCCCACGTGACGGGAAAAGGCGATGTAGTCACCCCGCTACCTAAGTTGCCGCCGATGTGGATTATTCTAGCGAAGCCGAAAGTCAGTGTGTCAACGCCAAATATTTTGCGGCAGGTCAATTACGAGCGCATCGACCAGCATCCCAATATTGAGGCCTTGTTGGCTGGTATTCAACAGCAGGATTTCGCGGAGATTTTTGCGAATATGGGCAACGTTTTAGAGCCAATCACGGCAAAACGCTACCCCGAGATTTTACAGATCAAGCGGCAATTGTTAACGTTTGGGGCGGATGCGGCCCAGATGAGCGGCACCGGACCAACTGTGTTCGGTGTGTGTCGCAAACAATCGCGGGCGCAACGCGTGTATAATTCCTTGAAGGGTTTTTGTCGGGAAGTATACCTTGTGCGGCCGGTTAATTTAAATGAACATTAG
- a CDS encoding Veg family protein — protein sequence MPISLAAIKDKLDSRIGQRMKVVAQAGRKKTTERHGILKETYRSVFVVDLDQQENAFERVSYSYTDVLTKNVQIAFDDETTEA from the coding sequence ATGCCAATTTCACTAGCTGCAATTAAAGATAAACTTGACTCACGGATCGGCCAACGCATGAAGGTCGTTGCCCAGGCTGGCCGTAAGAAAACAACTGAACGCCACGGTATCTTGAAAGAAACTTATCGTTCGGTGTTCGTTGTGGATTTAGATCAACAAGAAAACGCATTTGAACGGGTCTCCTACAGTTATACTGATGTTCTGACAAAGAACGTTCAAATCGCTTTTGATGATGAAACAACTGAAGCTTAA
- the rsmA gene encoding 16S rRNA (adenine(1518)-N(6)/adenine(1519)-N(6))-dimethyltransferase RsmA, protein MMSRDLDIANPARTRAIMHTYGLQVKKSLGQNFLTDQNVLHNIVATADIGTNDNVIEIGPGIGALTEYLARAAHHVLAFEIDDRLLPILDETLADYDNVTVVNQDILKADLAAMISEHLDNERPLKLVANLPYYITTPILMNILAGDVAFENIVVMMQKEVADRLAAEPGTKAYGALTIAVQYRMAAEMAMVVPRTVFVPSPNVDSAIVKLTALPPRTHVPFDEAAFFKVVKAGFAHRRKNLWNNLQSLFGKQPETKTAIQQALDIATIDPKIRAERLTVDEFITLTDALHQADLL, encoded by the coding sequence ATGATGAGTAGAGATTTAGATATTGCGAATCCCGCCCGCACACGGGCAATTATGCATACGTACGGGTTACAAGTTAAGAAGAGTTTAGGACAGAATTTTTTAACTGATCAGAACGTGTTACACAACATTGTTGCCACTGCTGACATTGGAACCAATGATAACGTGATTGAAATTGGCCCTGGGATCGGGGCACTGACTGAGTATTTGGCACGGGCTGCGCACCACGTCCTGGCCTTTGAAATCGATGATCGGTTACTGCCAATTTTGGATGAGACACTAGCTGATTATGACAATGTAACGGTCGTTAACCAAGATATTTTGAAGGCCGACTTAGCCGCGATGATCAGTGAACATTTAGATAACGAGCGGCCGTTGAAGCTCGTCGCCAATTTACCGTATTATATTACAACGCCTATTCTGATGAACATTTTGGCGGGGGACGTTGCTTTTGAAAATATTGTTGTGATGATGCAAAAGGAAGTTGCCGACCGTTTGGCAGCTGAACCGGGTACGAAGGCGTACGGTGCGTTAACGATTGCTGTGCAGTACCGGATGGCTGCTGAGATGGCGATGGTCGTTCCCCGGACGGTTTTCGTGCCGTCACCGAATGTCGATTCTGCAATCGTGAAATTGACGGCATTGCCACCGCGGACACACGTGCCATTTGACGAAGCAGCTTTTTTCAAGGTCGTTAAAGCGGGCTTTGCGCACCGCCGGAAAAATCTGTGGAATAATTTGCAAAGCCTATTTGGTAAACAACCTGAGACGAAGACGGCCATTCAACAGGCTCTTGATATCGCGACGATTGATCCCAAGATTCGTGCCGAACGGTTGACGGTCGATGAATTTATTACATTGACGGATGCGTTACATCAGGCTGACTTACTTTAA
- the rnmV gene encoding ribonuclease M5, with the protein MKKIKEVIVVEGKDDTKRLALAVDADTLETNGSAISEATLAQIKTLQASRGVIVFTDPDFSGERIRKTISAAVPGVKHAFLPRKAGVPTKAGGSLGVEHASPAAIQTALAHLYTEQIDEPQQLISHHDLIAAGLLAGPTARQRREQLGERLGIGYVNGKQLPKRLQLFQIQPADFWAAVDQLTTEEK; encoded by the coding sequence TTGAAAAAGATTAAAGAAGTAATTGTGGTTGAAGGGAAAGATGACACGAAGCGTCTCGCCCTAGCTGTCGATGCAGATACACTTGAAACGAATGGCTCGGCGATTTCCGAAGCCACCTTAGCCCAGATCAAAACGTTGCAGGCCAGTCGCGGCGTGATCGTGTTCACCGACCCAGACTTTTCTGGTGAACGTATTCGGAAGACGATTTCGGCGGCTGTTCCGGGTGTCAAGCACGCCTTTTTGCCCCGCAAAGCTGGTGTACCAACTAAGGCTGGGGGGAGCCTGGGCGTTGAACACGCGAGCCCAGCGGCGATCCAAACTGCACTCGCCCATCTATATACGGAGCAAATCGACGAGCCCCAACAGTTGATCAGTCACCATGATTTGATTGCGGCGGGCTTACTAGCTGGTCCCACGGCGCGTCAACGACGCGAACAGTTGGGTGAACGTTTAGGTATCGGATACGTCAACGGTAAACAGCTGCCCAAACGGTTACAACTATTTCAAATTCAGCCAGCTGATTTTTGGGCGGCTGTTGACCAACTAACCACAGAGGAGAAATGA
- a CDS encoding TatD family hydrolase, with product MRIFDSHTHLNSEEFIQEVPRYLQQAADLDVTRMAIVGSNTQLNADAIKLAETYPQLVAIVGWHPEDAKNYDQAAEKLLIEQVQHPKVVALGEIGLDYHWDTSPQDVQRQVFARQVAIAKEMQLPISVHNRDAFEDTYKILKAADIRDTGGVMHSFNGDPEWLKRFLDLGMHISYSGVASFKNAREVHESVKQTPLTQMLVETDAPYLTPEPYRGKQNEPGYTRYVVEAIAQLRETTPEIIAAQTYQNAEEFFKIEKD from the coding sequence ATGCGGATTTTTGATTCTCATACCCATTTAAATAGTGAAGAATTCATCCAGGAAGTGCCACGTTACTTACAACAAGCGGCTGACCTTGATGTTACGCGGATGGCAATCGTTGGTTCGAATACACAACTGAACGCCGATGCGATTAAACTGGCGGAAACGTATCCTCAGTTGGTCGCGATTGTTGGTTGGCACCCGGAAGATGCCAAAAACTATGATCAGGCGGCTGAAAAGTTGTTGATTGAACAAGTCCAACATCCGAAAGTCGTCGCGTTAGGTGAGATTGGACTGGACTACCATTGGGATACGTCGCCACAAGACGTTCAGCGGCAAGTCTTTGCCCGCCAAGTCGCCATTGCTAAAGAGATGCAATTGCCAATTTCCGTGCACAATCGTGATGCTTTCGAAGATACCTATAAGATCTTGAAAGCAGCTGATATTCGTGACACGGGTGGCGTCATGCATAGCTTTAATGGTGACCCTGAGTGGCTCAAACGGTTCTTGGACTTAGGCATGCATATTTCCTATAGTGGTGTCGCATCATTTAAGAATGCGCGTGAAGTCCATGAATCCGTCAAGCAAACGCCACTAACGCAAATGCTGGTTGAAACGGATGCCCCTTATCTAACGCCGGAACCATACCGGGGAAAGCAGAACGAACCCGGTTACACGCGGTACGTTGTTGAAGCAATTGCCCAGTTACGTGAAACGACGCCGGAAATTATAGCGGCCCAAACTTATCAAAATGCAGAGGAATTTTTTAAGATTGAAAAAGATTAA
- a CDS encoding multidrug effflux MFS transporter, with the protein MKNVQKQVPSLLLLITLVGFPQISESIFTPILPALSQAMHVSASHSQLTMSSYFVAFAVGVLFWGQYADYRGRRDAMLGGLAFYLIGNLGLYLSPGFTWLLVCRLIQAFGASAGSVVTQTIMRESFTGVTGAKIFAKVSAAMALSPALGPLIGGGVQTVFGYQHVFSVLIMIAVVILLYAGCCLPETRPETVKVASWRQQSVVVSRLLHDPVVWCYGLLISGINGILFSYYAEAPFIFETHFGFSAVQYGSLGLVLAAASLLGALLVNWLVNYWSPMQVALSGLGLSLVAAVGLVMTAVGNHVIGMLIGIFLAFLGLNITLPNALNRALIGYETVMGSASGWFSLGYYLLVSVLTYLMSLLHHGSVVTLPVYMLGVVTVMTVVYAGLYWQRVRH; encoded by the coding sequence ATGAAAAACGTCCAAAAACAAGTGCCATCATTATTACTGTTAATCACATTAGTGGGTTTTCCACAAATCAGTGAATCAATTTTTACGCCGATCTTGCCAGCGCTCAGTCAGGCAATGCACGTTAGCGCCAGCCACAGCCAGCTAACCATGAGCAGTTATTTTGTGGCTTTTGCAGTTGGGGTGCTCTTCTGGGGGCAATATGCTGACTATCGCGGGCGCCGTGATGCCATGTTAGGTGGATTAGCCTTTTATTTGATTGGTAACTTAGGGTTATATCTGAGCCCGGGCTTTACTTGGTTATTGGTTTGCCGCTTGATCCAAGCTTTCGGTGCTAGTGCTGGTTCGGTTGTGACACAGACTATCATGCGTGAGAGCTTTACGGGTGTTACTGGTGCAAAAATCTTTGCGAAGGTGAGTGCGGCCATGGCACTATCACCCGCTCTCGGGCCACTCATCGGAGGTGGCGTCCAGACTGTGTTCGGCTATCAGCATGTCTTCTCGGTCTTGATCATGATAGCAGTCGTAATACTGTTGTACGCGGGGTGTTGCTTGCCAGAGACTCGACCAGAAACGGTCAAAGTGGCCTCTTGGCGGCAACAAAGCGTTGTCGTTTCACGGTTATTGCACGATCCCGTGGTCTGGTGTTACGGCCTATTGATTAGTGGTATTAATGGTATTTTGTTTAGTTATTACGCTGAAGCGCCGTTTATTTTTGAAACGCACTTCGGCTTTAGTGCTGTGCAATACGGTAGTCTCGGTTTAGTCTTAGCCGCGGCCAGTCTGCTGGGCGCGTTGCTAGTGAATTGGCTTGTCAACTATTGGTCACCAATGCAGGTCGCTTTAAGTGGCTTAGGATTGAGTTTGGTAGCGGCAGTTGGCTTGGTGATGACCGCTGTTGGCAATCACGTCATTGGGATGCTGATTGGGATTTTTCTAGCCTTCTTAGGTCTGAACATCACCCTACCAAACGCGTTGAATCGTGCTTTGATTGGCTATGAAACGGTGATGGGGAGTGCTAGTGGCTGGTTTAGCCTGGGTTATTATCTGCTAGTGAGTGTGCTAACTTACTTAATGAGTTTGCTCCACCACGGCAGTGTCGTGACATTGCCCGTATACATGTTAGGCGTAGTCACGGTGATGACGGTGGTGTACGCGGGGCTGTATTGGCAGCGTGTACGTCATTGA
- the metG gene encoding methionine--tRNA ligase, giving the protein MAETKPTYYITTPIYYPSGKLHIGNSYTTIACDTLARYKRAMGYDVYFLTGTDEHGLKIEEKAEKLNTDPKSYVDGMAKQIKDLWQLLEISNDKFIRTTDDYHERAVQEIFDRLLKNGDIYLGEYEGWYSVDDEEYFTETQLAEVFRDDNGKVIGGKAPSGHEVELVKEQSYFFKMSKYADWLLDYYQSHPDFIEPANRMTEMINNFIKPGLEDLAVSRTSFTWGVPVKSDPKHVVYVWIDALTNYITALGYATGDSEDLFNKFWPADVQMVGKEIVRFHTIYWPIILHALGLPLPKKVFGHGWLLMKDGKMSKSKGNVIYPETLVERYGLDALRYYLVKAMPYGNDGLFTPEDFVARVNYDLANDLGNLLNRTIAMINKYEDGQLPAFKAGVTEFDADLEATAATTIKNFNACMDSLHLSDALAEVWKLVSRTNKYIDETAPWQLAKSDDANDADKLASVMAHLAASLRVIASLISPVMTHAPKEIFTQLGLDPATLAIADLQLADLPAGAQVVAKGTPIFPRVDMDAEVEFLKGKMTKSDKQKGRKAMENAKHEAEVEQGWNPAETNLNLTKPAITIDDFDKVELKVAEVITVQKLKGADKLLQFRLDAGDADHRQILSGIAKWYPEPEELIGKKVIIVGNLKPRKLRGEMSQGMLLSAEHDGQVQLITVPDNMVNGSLIS; this is encoded by the coding sequence ATGGCAGAAACAAAACCAACTTATTATATTACGACGCCGATCTACTATCCTTCGGGGAAGTTGCACATCGGTAATTCATACACGACAATTGCGTGCGATACTTTAGCACGTTACAAACGTGCGATGGGTTACGATGTTTACTTCTTAACCGGGACGGATGAACACGGCCTCAAAATTGAAGAAAAAGCAGAAAAATTGAACACTGATCCGAAGTCATACGTTGATGGGATGGCAAAACAAATCAAGGATTTATGGCAATTGCTAGAAATCTCTAATGACAAGTTTATTCGGACCACCGATGATTATCATGAACGCGCAGTCCAAGAAATTTTCGATCGGTTACTTAAAAATGGTGACATCTACTTAGGTGAGTACGAAGGCTGGTACTCCGTTGATGACGAAGAATACTTCACTGAAACGCAGCTGGCTGAAGTTTTCCGTGATGATAACGGCAAGGTTATTGGTGGTAAGGCGCCCAGTGGTCATGAAGTCGAACTTGTTAAAGAACAGTCCTACTTCTTTAAGATGAGTAAGTACGCAGATTGGTTGTTAGATTATTATCAAAGTCATCCTGACTTTATTGAACCAGCTAATCGGATGACCGAAATGATCAATAATTTTATTAAACCAGGTCTGGAAGACTTGGCCGTTTCTCGGACGAGCTTTACTTGGGGTGTCCCTGTCAAGAGTGATCCTAAGCACGTCGTTTACGTGTGGATTGATGCCCTGACAAACTATATTACGGCACTGGGTTACGCAACCGGCGACTCCGAAGACTTGTTTAACAAGTTCTGGCCTGCCGATGTTCAAATGGTTGGTAAAGAAATCGTGCGCTTCCATACGATTTACTGGCCAATTATTTTGCATGCACTCGGGTTACCATTACCTAAGAAGGTCTTTGGTCATGGTTGGTTATTGATGAAGGACGGCAAAATGTCCAAGTCTAAGGGTAACGTGATTTATCCTGAAACATTGGTTGAACGTTACGGCTTGGATGCGCTTCGTTATTATTTAGTTAAAGCCATGCCTTATGGTAACGATGGTTTATTCACACCAGAGGACTTTGTGGCGCGGGTTAACTATGACTTGGCTAATGACTTGGGAAACTTGCTGAACCGGACCATTGCGATGATCAATAAATATGAAGATGGTCAATTACCAGCATTCAAAGCCGGTGTGACTGAATTTGACGCTGACTTAGAAGCCACAGCTGCCACGACTATTAAGAACTTCAACGCTTGCATGGACAGCCTGCATTTATCGGATGCGCTGGCTGAAGTGTGGAAGTTGGTCAGTCGGACGAACAAGTATATTGATGAAACGGCACCTTGGCAATTAGCTAAGAGTGACGATGCGAATGATGCTGATAAGTTAGCCAGTGTGATGGCCCATTTAGCAGCTAGTTTGCGGGTGATTGCTAGTTTGATCAGTCCGGTCATGACGCATGCACCTAAGGAAATCTTTACCCAATTAGGGTTGGACCCAGCAACTTTAGCAATTGCCGACTTACAACTGGCTGATTTGCCGGCTGGCGCACAAGTCGTTGCTAAGGGAACCCCAATCTTCCCACGGGTCGATATGGATGCCGAAGTTGAATTCTTGAAGGGTAAGATGACGAAATCCGACAAACAGAAGGGGCGTAAAGCCATGGAAAACGCGAAACATGAAGCTGAAGTCGAACAAGGCTGGAACCCAGCTGAGACTAATTTGAACCTCACTAAACCAGCAATTACCATTGATGATTTTGACAAGGTCGAATTGAAAGTTGCTGAAGTCATTACGGTGCAGAAATTGAAAGGGGCTGACAAACTCCTACAATTCCGTTTAGATGCAGGAGATGCTGATCATCGCCAAATCCTTTCAGGTATTGCTAAGTGGTATCCAGAACCGGAAGAACTGATTGGCAAGAAGGTTATCATCGTTGGTAACTTAAAGCCACGGAAGCTTCGTGGTGAAATGAGCCAAGGCATGTTACTGTCAGCAGAACACGACGGTCAGGTGCAATTAATTACGGTACCAGATAATATGGTAAACGGATCATTGATTTCGTAA
- a CDS encoding NUDIX hydrolase, which translates to MQPDIICANGVFCADGKVLLTRESKNTAYYFPGGKVGVGETLTQTLQRELKEELSLVVSPDRFKWAFTHRGVAYNQPGKIVELNCFLVAGSGALKVDSEVYDYKWCRPDDSRIAEVVREALARYSWVVE; encoded by the coding sequence ATGCAACCGGATATTATTTGCGCAAATGGGGTTTTCTGCGCTGATGGAAAAGTCTTATTAACACGGGAATCAAAAAACACAGCCTATTATTTTCCTGGTGGCAAGGTTGGTGTGGGAGAGACGCTAACACAGACTCTGCAGCGAGAATTAAAAGAAGAGTTGTCATTAGTTGTGTCGCCAGATCGGTTTAAGTGGGCCTTCACCCACCGTGGTGTGGCCTATAATCAACCGGGAAAAATAGTCGAGTTAAATTGTTTTTTAGTTGCGGGGAGTGGCGCGCTCAAAGTCGACTCGGAAGTTTATGATTATAAGTGGTGTCGGCCGGACGATAGCCGGATCGCGGAAGTCGTTCGTGAAGCGCTGGCCCGATATTCGTGGGTTGTTGAATAA
- a CDS encoding DUF72 domain-containing protein gives MITIGLTTWTEHPSLLGGTEKLTLTEYSGVLPVVEVDTPFYGIPKVTTVAKWQKAVPDKFQFILKANQVMTLHDTYDEGVSMDALKTAYREYRAMLKPLTQHQQLKAVLFQFPPFFERSNRNFHYLQRMVEWLPGVPIAVEFRNQSWYEESVKDAVFSFLKDLGITHVIVDEPHALNDGVSFEPVVTNSKLALLRLHGRNQQGWSAKGANWRSQRTLYRYSDQELAEFKQTVEQLQQQADEVCVIFNNNSGGDAADNAMALKELLGVSFGDLGPHQLDLF, from the coding sequence ATGATAACAATTGGCTTAACAACTTGGACGGAACACCCTAGTTTACTGGGTGGTACTGAAAAGCTGACCTTAACTGAATATTCGGGAGTCCTACCAGTCGTCGAAGTGGACACGCCATTCTATGGTATTCCGAAAGTGACGACGGTCGCGAAGTGGCAAAAGGCCGTCCCTGATAAGTTTCAGTTTATTTTGAAAGCAAATCAGGTGATGACGCTGCATGATACTTATGACGAAGGGGTCTCGATGGATGCGCTAAAGACAGCTTATCGGGAATACCGTGCGATGCTCAAACCGTTAACGCAGCACCAGCAATTAAAAGCGGTGCTCTTCCAATTTCCGCCGTTTTTTGAACGGTCGAACCGCAACTTCCATTACCTACAACGGATGGTCGAGTGGTTACCCGGTGTTCCAATCGCAGTCGAATTTCGTAACCAGAGTTGGTACGAGGAGAGTGTCAAAGATGCGGTCTTTAGTTTTCTGAAGGATCTGGGGATTACCCATGTGATTGTCGATGAGCCGCACGCTTTAAATGATGGCGTTAGTTTCGAGCCGGTCGTAACGAATTCGAAATTGGCACTCTTACGCTTACATGGTCGTAACCAGCAGGGCTGGTCAGCCAAGGGCGCTAACTGGCGTAGCCAACGGACTTTATATCGGTATAGTGATCAAGAACTAGCTGAATTCAAGCAAACGGTGGAACAGTTACAACAGCAGGCGGACGAGGTTTGCGTCATCTTTAATAATAATTCTGGTGGTGACGCGGCCGATAACGCGATGGCACTCAAAGAGTTGCTAGGCGTTTCGTTTGGTGATTTAGGACCGCATCAACTGGACTTGTTTTAA
- a CDS encoding NAD-dependent protein deacylase, producing MSDITAAQTTLQQAQHIVFMTGAGVSTPSGIPDYRSKNGLYTEHHNAEYYLSHAFLAEHPLEFYQYLQSNLYYPDAQPNVIHQKMAALTRQGRASVITQNIDNLYGVAKTAQLVEFHGNLYQVYCTKCGQHVDWHEYLKSPYHQTDHGYLRPNVVLYDEGIASANIERAVQYLQQADLVVICGTSFRVYPFAGLIDYRNPKAQVLAINAEPLQLPFAFTMVQQDAVDFFEGVQV from the coding sequence ATGAGTGACATTACAGCAGCACAAACAACTTTACAACAAGCTCAGCATATCGTTTTTATGACGGGGGCCGGCGTTTCGACGCCCTCGGGAATTCCTGATTACCGGTCTAAAAATGGACTGTATACCGAACACCATAACGCGGAGTATTATTTAAGCCACGCGTTTTTGGCGGAGCATCCGCTGGAATTTTATCAATATTTACAATCAAATTTATATTATCCAGACGCCCAACCGAATGTGATTCATCAAAAGATGGCGGCACTGACTCGGCAAGGGCGGGCCAGTGTGATTACACAAAATATTGATAATTTATATGGGGTGGCTAAAACGGCTCAGCTCGTTGAATTTCACGGTAATCTCTATCAGGTCTACTGCACCAAGTGTGGTCAGCATGTCGATTGGCATGAGTATTTGAAGTCTCCTTACCATCAGACAGACCATGGCTACTTACGGCCTAACGTGGTGTTGTACGACGAGGGGATTGCGAGTGCCAATATCGAACGGGCAGTTCAATATTTACAGCAGGCTGACCTAGTCGTTATTTGTGGGACCTCGTTTCGGGTGTACCCGTTCGCCGGCCTAATTGACTATCGTAATCCGAAGGCTCAAGTGCTTGCAATCAATGCGGAACCGCTCCAGTTGCCATTTGCATTTACGATGGTGCAACAAGATGCGGTCGACTTCTTCGAGGGGGTGCAGGTCTGA